One Dysidea avara chromosome 7, odDysAvar1.4, whole genome shotgun sequence genomic region harbors:
- the LOC136262408 gene encoding carnitine O-palmitoyltransferase 2, mitochondrial-like, which yields MAQSRFCAVFPQWSKCCRIVSRQYSSSRDRYIHYSKVPTMHYQASLPRLPVPKLADSCSRYLNAVRPMVDGPQFQETEKIVAEFQRQGGNGEMLQDKLIASDKDNKHTSYISGPWFDMYLEYRDPLVLNHNPFLVFKAIPELTNQVDVAANLVWSSVRYRQALFDGVLAPEVFHLQPQKSDVDWFKNIIRFVPSRFAWYGAYLMKAFPLDMSQYNSLFNSTRLPRVGKDELVSYEDSNATKHAVVFCRGHTYKLKCVTDEGVPIPVAQLKQGLQEIISDTRPRPTHPVGYLTTMKRDPWANLRERMLPNNRESLEAIDSAVLVLCLDDKEPTTHEQVSRTMLYGDAANRWFDKSFSYIVSPSGLAALNFEHSWGDGVAIMGLVNAVYKENLTNPQVPATTETPPVGLVEKVDFNLPDSVKEAITKAKKDYEQVTGTLSVNLFQSEIFGKNLVKKCKVSPDAIMQLAFQIAYYRLFKCSPATYESCSTAAFKHGRTETIRPATMATQNCAKAFEKSHPASVEEMLEFIRKSSEYHLQLTKDAAMGQGFDRHFFALKALGKRDGIQEPLFEDPSYTKLNHIIFSTSTLSSDSVRLGGFAPVNPDCYGIGYNIFDETIGCHITTYPNCDGARLVEELNKVFNDLHTVLTGKNFK from the exons ATGGCTCAATCACGATTCTGTGCAGTTTTTCCCCAG TGGTCAAAATGCTGCAGAATTGTTTCCAGACAATACAG CTCATCACGTGATCGTTACATACATTACAGCAAGGTACCCACCATGCACTACCAAGCTAGCCTACCACGCCTTCCAGTGCCCAAACTAGCTGACAGCTGCAGCCGATATTTAAATGCAGTTCGTCCGATGGTAGATGGTCCACAGTTTCAAGAAACTGAAAAAATCGTTGCAGAATTTCAACGGCAGGGAGGGAATGGAGAAA TGTTGCAGGATAAATTGATAGCTTCAGATAAAGATAACAAGCACACCAGTTATATATCAG GTCCATGGTTTGACATGTATCTGGAGTACCGTGATCCTTTAGTACTGAACCATAATCCATTCTTAGTATTTAAGGCTATCCCAGAGCTTACAAATCAG GTGGATGTGGCAGCCAACCTGGTGTGGTCATCTGTACGCTACAGACAAGCTTTATTTGATGGTGTACTGGCACCTGAAGTATTTCATCTTCAGCCGCAGAAAAGTGATGTCGActggtttaaaaatataatCCG ATTTGTTCCAAGTCGTTTTGCCTGGTATGGTGCTTACTTGATGAAGGCATTCCCTCTTGACATGAGCCAGTATAATAGTCTGTTCAACTCCACTCGCCTGCCACGTGTCGGCAAAGATGAACTAGTATCCTATGAGGATAGCAATGCTACCAAGCATGCTGTGGTATTCTGTAGAGGGCATACTTACAAACTGAAATGTGTTACTGATGAAG GCGTTCCCATACCAGTGGCCCAGTTAAAGCAAGGGCTACAAGAAATTATCTCTGACACTCGCCCACGTCCAACACACCCTGTTGGATACCTTACCACCATGAAACG TGACCCCTGGGCTAACCTAAGGGAAAGAATGTTGCCTAACAACCGAGAGAGCCTAGAGGCAATAGACAGTGCTGTGTTGGTCTTGTGTTTGGATGACAAAGAACCAACCACCCACGAGCAAGTCTCCCGTACCATGCTGTATGGAGATGCTGCAAACAG GTGGTTTGACAAATCCTTTTCATACATTGTATCACCTAGTGGTTTGGCTGCTCTGAACTTTGAGCACTCTTGGGGTGATGGTGTGGCAATAATGGGACTGGTCAATGCAGTGTATAAGGAAAACCTGACTAACCCACAAGTGCCTGCTACAACAGAGACACCTCCTGTTGGTCTTGTTGAGAAAGTGGATTTTAATCTGCCCGACAGTGTGAAGGAAGCCATTACTAAAGCCAAAAAAGACTATGAACAAGTAACTGGTACTCTCAGTGTAAATCTTTTCCAGTCTGAAATATTTGGGAAGAATTTGGTAAAGAAGTGTAAAGTGAGCCCGGATGCTATAATGCAGTTGGCATTTCAG atTGCCTACTATCGTCTCTTCAAGTGCAGCCCAGCAACATACGAGTCATGTAGTACTGCAGCTTTTAAGCATGGAAGAACTGAAACTATTCGTCCAGCCACGATGGCCACACAAAATTGTGCCAAAGCATTCGAGAAGAGCCATCCAGCAAGTGTGGAAGAGATGCTTGAATTTATCAGGAAGTCATCAGAATATCACCTTCAGTTAACTAAAGATGCTGCCATGG GTCAAGGATTTGATCGACATTTCTTCGCTCTTAAAGCTCTCGGTAAAAGAGATGGTATTCAAGAACCATTATTTGAGGATCCCTCCTACACTAAACTAAATCACATCATCTTTTCTACTTCTACATTGAGCAGTGATTCAGTCCGTCTTGGTGGCTTTGCTCCTGTAAACCCCGACTGTTATGGAATAGGTTACAACATTTTTGACGAGACTATTGGATGCCACATAACTACCTATCCTAACTGTGATGGGGCCCGCCTTGTAGAGGAGTTGAACAAAGTATTCAATGACTTGCACACAGTGTTAACAGGAAAGAACTTTAAGTGA
- the LOC136262409 gene encoding protein CFAP20DC-like, translating to MFKSVYQGGAHVEVFSAQGKDPVGKWKLHGKANAIRKEYDQELRSFVYVLEGGSTVTRMQLPKSDRQHLSLLQPCFVLQLHVPETVNVSVELCISDSGGSRRRIFLSSAHKDTSATPLHARVPLSSLLRGEWFNLCIDLTALVPNLFRGQRFKSVEGVTVGGSCRLRRVFTMKTKPGTIPASYVIPHFTEQKIISVPSEAATTSDSMDVDGCSDVDKPSHVAFGTKIPIPDHVLKSRMSARNSDPMIASVSSMSSDNGSLVASKREHKSASYSTKAVLPKIQQKKVAITPRESSSDRECVKSGNKPVPSTEYSPVAYTDNTDHGDTQDGIVMDKDTQLAIDVLHSSQSDTSILYHYSSHPHSAHRNSPNISLLSGRGPNMDDDFYSSGSSSSVGDPAIQVSPSYVQRAKQQSQFSDQVETTPEPTVNQEVSLLRLSQVYDWRQYQSSDTQADGSHDQNGGVHDSLETPHHSIIVGPTDSDEDTSLSATMTGLNKRLLETPVHTSLEDTLERVTSPDTLTRTLDQPLPAQILQQKEQEKDLDLVYDPCFNCFYDPKSAKYYQLK from the exons ATGTTTAAAAGTGTATATCAG GGCGGGGCACACGTAGAAGTATTCAGCGCACAAGGCAAAGACCCTGTAGGGAAATGGAAGCTTCACGGAAAGGCTAACGCTATTAGAAAG GAGTATGACCAGGAATTGCGCAGTTTTGTTTACGTGTTGGAGGGAGGAAGTACTGTAACTAGGATGCAACTACCTAAGAGTGACAGGCAACATT TATCTTTGCTGCAACCGTGCTTTGTACTTCAACTGCATGTTCCTGAGACTGTGAATGTATCTGTGGAGTTGTG CATCAGTGATAGTGGGGGTAGCCGAAGACGAATATTCTTGTCATCAGCTCACAAGGACACGTCAGCTACACCTCTACATGCTCGTGTACCTTTATCCTCTCTACTGAGAGGAGAG TGGTTCAACCTCTGCATTGATCTCACTGCATTGGTTCCCAATCTATTCCGAGGACAACGATTCAAATCAGTGGAGGGTGTTACAGTGGGTGGTAGCTGCAGGCTCCGTCGGGTGTTCACCATGAAGACAAAGCCAG GCACCATTCCGGCATCATATGTGATACCTCACTTTACTGAGCAGAAAATAATATCAGTGCCCTCTGAAGCAGCCACTACTAGTGATAGTATGGATGTTGATG GGTGTTCAGATGTTGACAAGCCATCACATGTAGCTTTCGGCACTAAAATTCCAATACCTGATCATGTGCTCAAGTCCAGAATG TCTGCTAGGAATTCAGATCCAATGATAGCATCAG TGTCATCGATGTCTTCTGATAATGGCAGTTTGGTAGCTAGCAAGAGGGAACATAAAAGTGCTTCCTATTCTACCAAGGCTGTTCTACCGAAGATCCAACAAAAGAAGGTGGCAATTACTCCAAGAGAATCATCTTCAGACAGAGAATGTGTTAAATCAGGAAACAAGCCTGTTCCCTCAACAGAGTATTCTCCAGTCGCTTATACAGACAATACAGATCATGGTGATACACAAGATGGCATTGTCATGGATAAAGACACACAGCTAGCTATTGATGTGCTACACAGTAGCCAGTCAGATACTAGCATCCTCTACCACTATAGTTCACATCCACATTCCGCACACAGAAACAGTCCCAACATAAG CTTGTTAAGTGGTCGAGGTCCCAATATGGATGACGACTTCTATTCATCAGGCAGTAGTAGCAGTGTTGGTGACCCAGCTATACAAGTCAGCCCGTCTTACGTGCAACGTGCCAAACAACAGTCTCAGTTCTCTGATCAAGTGGAGACCACCCCTGAGCCCACTGTTAACCAAGAAGTATCATTACTGAGACTATCACAG GTGTATGATTGGAGACAGTATCAAAGTAGTGACACACAAGctgatggatcacatgatcagaaTGGAGGAGTACATGATTCACTCGAGACCCCTCATCACTCCATCATAGTTGGACCAACAGATAGTGATGAAGATACGTCACTGTCAGCG ACTATGACTGGTTTGAATAAAAGACTATTGGAGACTCCAGTGCACACATCTCTAGAAGA tactctagaAAGAGTGACAAGTCCGGACACGTTAACAAGAACCTTGGACCAACCTCTTCCAGCACAAATCCTACAGCAAAAGGAACAGGAGAAGGACCTAGACTTGGTATATGACCCTTGCTTCAACTGCTTCTATGACCCCAAAAGTGCCAAGTACTATCAGCTAAAATAA
- the LOC136262407 gene encoding muskelin-like isoform X1, whose product MASIVTEDVSRLSYTIYKWSSFSGDYLPSNILEDKPHDQKSRWSSETNDPPQFLFLKLARTAVVHRVTFGKYENRHVCNVKKLEVHGGLEEDHMTMLWEGGLQNNSQSETFTLKHSLDDHVFPCNFIKIVPLQSWGQSFNFSIWYVELWGLCSPHVITPALNWVKQYRNQQAVRLCLKHLRQCDFTEAYEALQKKARVLLEHPRLTELHKLLVDEGDYASAEHLLEQSSEEKLLDGYVAKQAVKPQWTLLNSKTASEVCGEWPYMRGGHQLCIDCDSEVLYLFGGWDGTKSLSDLWRYDITSAQWMQISADTSQEGGPNPCSCHKMCFDSVNKKLYVLGHYAEEQQSNIDLVSPLYCYCARESVWTLLSSDTNADGGPQLLYDHQMCFDSVTQSLYVFGGRILMSSNFFVKEMLDEYSGLYAYHCPSNKWSLLRSSNGSIDGSTDLRSRMAHSMVFHPVTRKLYFLGGQRGRDLLSDLVSYDVESDEAEVLCDGVTNQIPAVGYTLRASLDPIRNQIYLLTGLNKHNQDKKIGLHVSLWVYDITTAKWTCIVHTSQHSNILSWQQQDVPCPRFAHQFVYDHVHQVHYLFGGNPSKDHSHMRLDDLWKLKLFHQSREALLLRCQYLIRKCKFQELALSDPVEAIRFLRTELSSLVNHDDAEESKEFRELTLSLISSSPSTSSSSDMSAIRVHRSQVYNQLSLFFPEHMAQPSESLTDLLNI is encoded by the exons ATGGCGAGCATCGTAACCGAAGATGTCTCTCGCCTGTCCTACACCATATACAAGTGGTCTAGTTTCTCTGGTGACTACCTACCCAG CAACATCTTAGAAGATAAACCTCACGACCAGAAGTCACGTTGGTCATCAGAAACTAACGATCCACCCCAG TTCCTGTTTCTGAAGTTAGCACGCACAGCTGTGGTGCATAGAGTCACTTTTGGAAAGTACGAGAATCGTCATGTCTGTAATGTTAAGAAACTTGAGGTACATGGTGGGCTGGAGGAGGATCACATGACCATGTTATGGGAAGG GGGTCTGCAGAACAATTCCCAGTCAGAAACTTTTACTCTTAAGCACTCTCTGGATGACCATGTGTTCCCATGCAATTTCATTAAAATAG TGCCATTACAGTCATGGGGACAGAGTTTCAACTTCAGTATTTGGTATGTGGAGCTGTGGGGCTTGTGCAGTCCACATGTGATCACACCTGCACTCAACTGGGTTAAGCAG TACCGGAATCAGCAGGCAGTCCGTCTTTGTTTGAAGCACCTGAGACAGTGTGATTTCACTGAGGCTTATGAGGCACTTCAAAAGAAAGCACGTGTCTTGTTGGAGCATCCTCGTCTAACAGAACTCCATAAACTCTTA GTTGACGAAGGTGATTATGCTTCTGCTGAAcatctattagaacagtcatctgAAG AGAAACTATTGGATGGTTATGTTGCTAAACAAGCAGTAAAGCCGCAGTGGACACTTCTGAACTCTAAAA CAGCTTCTGAGGTGTGTGGAGAATGGCCATACATGAGAGGTGGTCACCAACTCTGTATTGACTGTGATAGCG AAGTGCTTTATTTATTTGGCGGTTGGGACGGCACCAAGAGTCTTTCAGATTTGTGGCGTTATGACATCACTTCTGCCCAATGGATGCAAATATCAGCTGACACCAGTCAAGAG GGTGGACCTAATCCTTGTTCATGTCACAAAATGTGTTTTGACTCTGTCAACAAGAAGTTATATGTGCTAGGACATTATGCAGAGGAGCAACAAAGCAATATAGACCTAGTG AGTCCACTCTACTGCTACTGTGCAAGAGAGTCAGTGTGGACACTGTTATCCAGTGATACTAACGCTGATGGTGGTCCTCAATTGTTGTATGATCATCAA ATGTGCTTCGACTCTGTGACCCAATCTCTGTATGTTTTTGGTGGACGCATACTGATgtcaag TAACTTCTTTGTGAAGGAGATGTTGGATGAGTACTCTGGTCTCTATGCTTATCACTGTCCATCAAACAAGTGGAGTCTTCTTCGCAGTAGCAATGGCAGCATCGATGGCTCCACAGATCTTCGATCTCGCATGGCACACTCAATGGTCTTTCATCCG GTAACACGTAAGCTATACTTCTTAGGAGGACAACGTGGCAGAGACCTACTCAG TGATCTGGTGAGCTATGATGTGGAGAGTGATGAGGCGGAAGTGTTGTGTGATGGAGTCACTAATCAGA TTCCAGCTGTGGGGTATACATTGAGGGCTAGTCTTGACCCAATCAGAAACCAGATCTACTTGTTAACA GGGCTGAATAAACATAATCAGGACAAGAAAATTGGGTTGCatgtttcattgtgggtttaCGACATCACAACTGCCAAGTG GACCTGCATTGTGCACACTTCACAACATAGTAATATATTATCCTGGCAACAACAAGATGTGCCTTGTCCACGATTTGCTCACCAGTTTGTGTACGATCATGTGCACCAG GTGCACTATTTGTTTGGGGGAAACCCCAGTAAGGATCACAGTCACATGCGATTGGATGATTTGTGGAAGCTAAAG TTGTTCCATCAATCACGAGAGGCATTACTTCTTCGATGTCAGTATCTGATTAGGAAGTGCAA ATTTCAAGAGCTAGCACTTAGTGACCCGGTTGAAGCTATCAGGTTTCTACGG ACTGAGCTGTCATCATTAGTCAACCATGATGATGCTGAGGAGAGTAAAGAG TTCCGTGAACTAACCTTATCTCTCATCTCATCGTCACCATCAACATCATCAAGCTCAG ATATGTCAGCAATTCGGGTTCATCGTTCTCAAGTCTACAACCAGCTGTCATTGTTCTTTCCAGAGCACATGGCTCAGCCTAGTGAAAGTTTAACTGACCTTCTCAACATATAA
- the LOC136262407 gene encoding muskelin-like isoform X2, whose product MASIVTEDVSRLSYTIYKWSSFSGDYLPSNILEDKPHDQKSRWSSETNDPPQFLFLKLARTAVVHRVTFGKYENRHVCNVKKLEVHGGLEEDHMTMLWEGGLQNNSQSETFTLKHSLDDHVFPCNFIKIVPLQSWGQSFNFSIWYVELWGLCSPHVITPALNWVKQYRNQQAVRLCLKHLRQCDFTEAYEALQKKARVLLEHPRLTELHKLLVDEGDYASAEHLLEQSSEEKLLDGYVAKQAVKPQWTLLNSKTSEVCGEWPYMRGGHQLCIDCDSEVLYLFGGWDGTKSLSDLWRYDITSAQWMQISADTSQEGGPNPCSCHKMCFDSVNKKLYVLGHYAEEQQSNIDLVSPLYCYCARESVWTLLSSDTNADGGPQLLYDHQMCFDSVTQSLYVFGGRILMSSNFFVKEMLDEYSGLYAYHCPSNKWSLLRSSNGSIDGSTDLRSRMAHSMVFHPVTRKLYFLGGQRGRDLLSDLVSYDVESDEAEVLCDGVTNQIPAVGYTLRASLDPIRNQIYLLTGLNKHNQDKKIGLHVSLWVYDITTAKWTCIVHTSQHSNILSWQQQDVPCPRFAHQFVYDHVHQVHYLFGGNPSKDHSHMRLDDLWKLKLFHQSREALLLRCQYLIRKCKFQELALSDPVEAIRFLRTELSSLVNHDDAEESKEFRELTLSLISSSPSTSSSSDMSAIRVHRSQVYNQLSLFFPEHMAQPSESLTDLLNI is encoded by the exons ATGGCGAGCATCGTAACCGAAGATGTCTCTCGCCTGTCCTACACCATATACAAGTGGTCTAGTTTCTCTGGTGACTACCTACCCAG CAACATCTTAGAAGATAAACCTCACGACCAGAAGTCACGTTGGTCATCAGAAACTAACGATCCACCCCAG TTCCTGTTTCTGAAGTTAGCACGCACAGCTGTGGTGCATAGAGTCACTTTTGGAAAGTACGAGAATCGTCATGTCTGTAATGTTAAGAAACTTGAGGTACATGGTGGGCTGGAGGAGGATCACATGACCATGTTATGGGAAGG GGGTCTGCAGAACAATTCCCAGTCAGAAACTTTTACTCTTAAGCACTCTCTGGATGACCATGTGTTCCCATGCAATTTCATTAAAATAG TGCCATTACAGTCATGGGGACAGAGTTTCAACTTCAGTATTTGGTATGTGGAGCTGTGGGGCTTGTGCAGTCCACATGTGATCACACCTGCACTCAACTGGGTTAAGCAG TACCGGAATCAGCAGGCAGTCCGTCTTTGTTTGAAGCACCTGAGACAGTGTGATTTCACTGAGGCTTATGAGGCACTTCAAAAGAAAGCACGTGTCTTGTTGGAGCATCCTCGTCTAACAGAACTCCATAAACTCTTA GTTGACGAAGGTGATTATGCTTCTGCTGAAcatctattagaacagtcatctgAAG AGAAACTATTGGATGGTTATGTTGCTAAACAAGCAGTAAAGCCGCAGTGGACACTTCTGAACTCTAAAA CTTCTGAGGTGTGTGGAGAATGGCCATACATGAGAGGTGGTCACCAACTCTGTATTGACTGTGATAGCG AAGTGCTTTATTTATTTGGCGGTTGGGACGGCACCAAGAGTCTTTCAGATTTGTGGCGTTATGACATCACTTCTGCCCAATGGATGCAAATATCAGCTGACACCAGTCAAGAG GGTGGACCTAATCCTTGTTCATGTCACAAAATGTGTTTTGACTCTGTCAACAAGAAGTTATATGTGCTAGGACATTATGCAGAGGAGCAACAAAGCAATATAGACCTAGTG AGTCCACTCTACTGCTACTGTGCAAGAGAGTCAGTGTGGACACTGTTATCCAGTGATACTAACGCTGATGGTGGTCCTCAATTGTTGTATGATCATCAA ATGTGCTTCGACTCTGTGACCCAATCTCTGTATGTTTTTGGTGGACGCATACTGATgtcaag TAACTTCTTTGTGAAGGAGATGTTGGATGAGTACTCTGGTCTCTATGCTTATCACTGTCCATCAAACAAGTGGAGTCTTCTTCGCAGTAGCAATGGCAGCATCGATGGCTCCACAGATCTTCGATCTCGCATGGCACACTCAATGGTCTTTCATCCG GTAACACGTAAGCTATACTTCTTAGGAGGACAACGTGGCAGAGACCTACTCAG TGATCTGGTGAGCTATGATGTGGAGAGTGATGAGGCGGAAGTGTTGTGTGATGGAGTCACTAATCAGA TTCCAGCTGTGGGGTATACATTGAGGGCTAGTCTTGACCCAATCAGAAACCAGATCTACTTGTTAACA GGGCTGAATAAACATAATCAGGACAAGAAAATTGGGTTGCatgtttcattgtgggtttaCGACATCACAACTGCCAAGTG GACCTGCATTGTGCACACTTCACAACATAGTAATATATTATCCTGGCAACAACAAGATGTGCCTTGTCCACGATTTGCTCACCAGTTTGTGTACGATCATGTGCACCAG GTGCACTATTTGTTTGGGGGAAACCCCAGTAAGGATCACAGTCACATGCGATTGGATGATTTGTGGAAGCTAAAG TTGTTCCATCAATCACGAGAGGCATTACTTCTTCGATGTCAGTATCTGATTAGGAAGTGCAA ATTTCAAGAGCTAGCACTTAGTGACCCGGTTGAAGCTATCAGGTTTCTACGG ACTGAGCTGTCATCATTAGTCAACCATGATGATGCTGAGGAGAGTAAAGAG TTCCGTGAACTAACCTTATCTCTCATCTCATCGTCACCATCAACATCATCAAGCTCAG ATATGTCAGCAATTCGGGTTCATCGTTCTCAAGTCTACAACCAGCTGTCATTGTTCTTTCCAGAGCACATGGCTCAGCCTAGTGAAAGTTTAACTGACCTTCTCAACATATAA
- the LOC136262411 gene encoding ATP synthase subunit gamma, mitochondrial-like, which yields MAAAWSFSVAVFRPSWQQARGMATLKEISLRLKSIKNIQKITKSMKMVAASKFGRAERELRIARPYGSAASKLLESTELESDENKENHLVVAVSSDRGLCGGVHSSIAKVIKQAIADNPSNRNYRVVCVGDKVRTILQRQYSENILLSMADVGRKMPTFVDASFLVQEIYNSGYEFQSAEVIYNRFVSVMSYKNTIQKVSSLDSLTNSDTMYVYDDIDPELLQMYHQYTLANLIYYAMMEGACSEHSSRMMAMDSASKNAGEMIDKLTLTFNRKRQDVITRELIEIISGAAALE from the exons ATGGCTGCAGCCTGGAGCTTTTCCGTGGCAGTATTCAGGCCGTCCTG GCAACAAGCAAGGGGAATGGCGACTCTGAAAGAAA TATCCTTACGGCTGAAATCCattaaaaacatacaaaaaattACAAAGTCAATGAAAATGGTAGCTGCCTCCAAGTTTGGAAGAGCAGAGAGGGAATTGAGGATTGCCAGACCTTATGGGTCAGCCGCCTCAA AATTGCTTGAAAGCACCGAACTTGAGTCGGATGAGAACAAAGAGAATCACCTTGTAGTGGCGGTTTCTTCAGACAGGGGTTTGTGTGGTGGCGTACACTCTAGTATTGCTAAAGTTATCAAGCAAGCCATCGCTGATAATCCATCCAATCGAAATTATCGTGTGGTATGTGTTGGAGACAAGGTCCGTACCATCCTACAGAGACAGTACAGTGAAAATATTCTACTGTCTATGGCTGATGTTGGTCGTAAGATGCCAACTTTTGTTGATGCTTCATTTCTAGTGCAAGAGATTTATAATAGTGGCTATGAGTTTCAATCTGCTGAAGTAATTTACAACAGATTTGT GTCTGTTATGTCATACAAGAACACAATTCAGAAAGTTAGCTCTCTAGATTCATTGACAAATTCAG ATACCATGTATGTTTATGATGACATTGACCCGGAGTTGTTGCAAATGTATCATCAGTACACTTTAGCCAACCTCATTTACTATGCAATGATGGAGGGAGCTTGTAGTGAACACAGTTCTCGTATGATGGCAATGGACAGTGCCAGCAAGAATGCCG GGGAGATGATTGACAAACTCACATTAACATTCAACAGGAAGAGACAGGATGTGATCACTAGGGAGCTTATTGAAATCATCTCTGGTGCAGCGGCACTTGAATAG